The Methanofervidicoccus sp. A16 genome has a segment encoding these proteins:
- a CDS encoding ribosome assembly factor SBDS, with protein sequence MVSLDKAVIARFQSHGEKFEILVDPYLAAKLKEGQSVDMSEVLASEAVYRDANKGEKTSEELLKKVFGTTDIYEIARKIITKGTVQLTAQQRREIKEKKKKQIISIIARNTINPQTGTPHPPKRIEKALEEARVNIDIYKSAEEQIPHIMKELKKIIPIKFERREIAVKVPPEYASAVYYSLREFGTVKEEEWQGDGSLIFIIEIPSGIEGEFYSHLNKLTKGNVQTKLLRKL encoded by the coding sequence ATGGTATCGTTGGATAAGGCGGTTATTGCCAGGTTTCAATCTCATGGGGAGAAGTTTGAAATACTGGTAGATCCTTACCTGGCGGCTAAATTAAAAGAAGGTCAATCTGTAGATATGTCGGAGGTACTTGCCTCTGAGGCTGTTTATAGGGATGCCAATAAGGGGGAGAAAACCTCGGAAGAACTTCTAAAAAAGGTTTTTGGAACTACAGATATATACGAAATTGCTAGGAAGATCATAACTAAAGGTACTGTTCAACTTACTGCCCAACAGAGAAGAGAGATTAAGGAAAAAAAGAAGAAACAGATAATTTCTATAATTGCTAGAAACACGATAAATCCACAAACTGGCACCCCTCATCCTCCAAAGAGAATTGAGAAGGCTTTAGAGGAGGCGAGGGTGAATATAGACATCTACAAGTCTGCCGAGGAGCAAATCCCCCATATTATGAAAGAACTTAAAAAGATAATACCTATAAAGTTTGAGAGAAGGGAGATAGCAGTTAAAGTTCCTCCTGAATATGCCTCCGCAGTGTACTACTCCCTCCGTGAGTTCGGTACTGTAAAGGAGGAGGAGTGGCAGGGGGACGGCTCCCTTATATTTATAATAGAGATCCCCAGTGGAATAGAGGGAGAGTTCTACTCTCATTTAAACAAACTTACAAAGGGTAACGTTCAAACAAAACTTTTAAGAAAGTTGTAA
- the psmA gene encoding archaeal proteasome endopeptidase complex subunit alpha, whose translation MQLVPAAGYDRAITVFSPEGRLYQVEYAREAVRRGTTAIGIRCKDGVILAVDRRVTSKLIEVCSVEKIFQIDDHIMAATSGLVADARVLIDRARLEAQINRVTYGEPITVEALAKRISDIKQVYTQHGGVRPFGVSLLIAGIDRHSSRLFETDPSGALIEYKASAIGSGRSLAMDILEEKYREDISVDEAMELAIYTLYKVSKDELNPKNVDMAVIRADTKMMEKIDCEKIEKLVKKAKELIEAEEKEKEKEESDKEDKGDENKNIE comes from the coding sequence AAGAGAGGCTGTTAGGCGAGGTACAACTGCCATAGGTATTAGATGTAAGGATGGAGTAATACTGGCAGTAGATAGAAGGGTTACAAGTAAGTTAATAGAGGTATGTTCTGTAGAGAAGATATTTCAGATAGATGATCATATAATGGCTGCAACCTCTGGACTTGTGGCAGATGCAAGGGTACTGATAGACAGGGCTAGGTTAGAGGCTCAGATAAATAGAGTAACCTACGGTGAGCCTATAACAGTTGAGGCTCTTGCTAAGAGGATCAGTGATATAAAGCAGGTTTATACACAACATGGAGGGGTTAGGCCCTTCGGAGTATCTCTACTAATTGCAGGTATAGATAGACACAGTTCCAGGTTGTTTGAAACAGATCCCAGTGGAGCCCTGATAGAATATAAGGCTTCAGCAATAGGTTCAGGTAGATCTTTAGCAATGGATATCCTCGAGGAGAAGTATAGAGAGGACATATCTGTAGATGAGGCTATGGAGTTAGCTATATATACATTATATAAAGTCTCTAAGGATGAGTTGAATCCAAAGAACGTAGATATGGCAGTAATCAGGGCAGATACTAAGATGATGGAAAAGATAGATTGTGAAAAGATTGAAAAACTTGTGAAAAAGGCTAAAGAACTTATTGAGGCTGAAGAGAAGGAAAAGGAGAAAGAGGAAAGTGATAAGGAAGATAAAGGAGATGAGAATAAGAATATAGAATAA